A genome region from Coffea arabica cultivar ET-39 chromosome 7e, Coffea Arabica ET-39 HiFi, whole genome shotgun sequence includes the following:
- the LOC113701704 gene encoding cysteine-rich receptor-like protein kinase 2, which produces MGATFWNLAVLMILVAVSICLKPATSDPQINLLNQGCSQYNATNTRNFFNNLNATFADLRNQLSQQNKLFATAQQSRSSDPVYAMVQCRDYVSSADCVACFNAAVAQIRNCSAANGARVIYDGCFLRYESNNFYDQSTLPGNVQICSNRTASQATIFGAEAQALLKDLQLATPRINGYFAASKRQVSPDVSVYGVAQCAETISESGCEDCLTVGYGNIQGCLPNADGRAIDAGCFLRYSQTSFFPDNQTTNITPFLGGGKSSKKKAIIGGVVGGAGLLMVMVALALYLWYRLHRKPKAAQKGNILGATELQGPVTYNFNVLKTATNNFSEESKLGEGGFGEVYKGALKNGTIVAVKKLNITSGRAKANFESEAKLISNVHHRNLIRLLGCASKGPELLLVHEYMANGSLDRYLYGDKKGYLNWKQRFDIIFGTARGLAYLHDQYHVSIIHRDIKPSNILLDDDFQPKICDFGLARLMPEDRSHLSTKFAGTLGYTAPEYAIHGHLSEKVDTYSFGVVVLEIISGRRSSDMTIEPVSEYLLEQAWKLYENDMHLKLVDATLDPNDYRTEDMKKILEIALICTQSQPSDRPTMSEVVVMLSSERSSEQQRPIRTAVIGSERRFRNISESTETTSSTSNATASFTDFTGR; this is translated from the exons ATGGGAGCAACATTTTGGAACTTGGCTGTGCTGATGATTCTTGTTGCAGTATCAATCTGCTTGAAACCAGCAACTTCAGACCCGCAAATCAATTTACTGAATCAAGGGTGCAGTCAGTATAATGCTACGAATACTAGGAACTTCTTCAACAATCTCAATGCCACCTTTGCTGATCTCAGAAACCAGTTATCCCAACAGAACAAGCTCTTTGCTACAGCACAGCAGTCCAGGTCATCTGACCCCGTTTATGCCATGGTTCAGTGCAGGGATTATGTTTCCTCGGCAGATTGTGTTGCCTGTTTCAATGCTGCAGTAGCCCAGATTCGGAATTGTTCTGCTGCAAATGGCGCTCGTGTCATATACGATGGCTGCTTCCTCAG GTACGAAAGCAACAACTTCTATGATCAGAGTACTCTTCCAGGAAACGTTCAGATATGCAGCAATCGAACTGCATCACAGGCAACTATATTCGGAGCAGAGGCACAAGCCCTGCTGAAAGATCTTCAACTTGCAACGCCGAGGATTAATGGTTACTTTGCAGCATCTAAGAGGCAAGTGAGTCCTGATGTTAGCGTTTATGGGGTGGCACAATGTGCTGAAACAATCAGCGAAAGTGGTTGTGAAGATTGCTTGACTGTGGGGTACGGCAACATACAGGGCTGTTTACCCAATGCAGATGGCAGAGCGATTGATGCAGGCTGTTTTCTTAGGTACTCACAGACTTCCTTTTTCCCAGATAACCAGACAACCAATATCACACCTTTCCTTGGAGGCG GAAAATCAAGCAAGAAGAAGGCTATCATCGGTGGAGTGGTTGGAGGTGCAGGCCTTCTTATGGTTATGGTTGCACTTGCTTTGTATTTATGGTATCGATTGCATAGAAAACCGAAGGCAGCTCAAAAAG GTAACATATTGGGTGCAACTGAGCTGCAAGGTCCTGTAACATACAATTTTAATGTTCTTAAAACTGCAACAAACAATTTTAGCGAAGAATCTAAGCTCGGAGAAGGAGGTTTTGGTGAGGTCTACAAG GGTGCTCTGAAAAATGGAACTATTGTTGCTGTCAAAAAGCTAAACATAACTTCTGGTAGAGCAAAGGCAAATTTCGAGAGTGAAGCTAAGCTTATTAGTAATGTTCATCACCGAAACCTCATTCGCTTACTTGGATGTGCTAGCAAAGGACCAGAGCTACTCCTTGTTCATGAATACATGGCAAACGGAAGCCTGGACAGATACTTATATG GTGATAAAAAGGGGTATCTCAACTGGAAGCAACGTTTTGATATAATATTTGGAACAGCTAGAGGTCTAGCCTATTTACATGACCAATACCATGTTTCTATTATTCATCGAGATATAAAGCCCAGCAATATCCTCCTGGACGATGATTTTCAGCCAAAAATTTGTGATTTTGGATTGGCAAGGCTTATGCCTGAAGATCGGAGTCATTTGAGCACTAAATTTGCTGGTACCTT GGGCTACACAGCACCAGAATATGCAATTCATGGACATCTTTCTGAGAAAGTTGATACTTACAGCTTTGGTGTAGTCGTCCTTGAAATAATCAGTGGCAGACGGAGCAGCGACATGACCATTGAGCCAGTCAGTGAGTATCTTCTTGAACAG GCATGGAAGCTTTATGAAAATGACATGCATTTAAAGTTGGTGGATGCGACTCTGGACCCCAACGATTACAGAACCGAAGATATGAAGAAAATCCTAGAAATTGCTTTGATTTGCACTCAGTCACAACCTTCTGATAGGCCAACCATGTCTGAGGTAGTTGTCATGCTTTCAAGCGAGCGTTCATCAGAGCAGCAACGCCCCATTAGGACTGCAGTGATCGGTTCTGAAAGGAGGTTCAGAAACATATCTGAATCTACTGAGACTACATCATCAACCTCTAATGCCACTGCCTCTTTTACTGATTTCACTGGCCGTTAG